One genomic segment of Sminthopsis crassicaudata isolate SCR6 chromosome 2, ASM4859323v1, whole genome shotgun sequence includes these proteins:
- the NANOS1 gene encoding nanos homolog 1, whose amino-acid sequence MEAFQAVASKLPPPHHHPHQRQHPPPMAFLQSARYVTAKSHHPHGAGSAFNSWNDYLGLATLITKAVGEEKGFGGDPASPSSSSSSSCCSPHAGAAGGMVVTAAALGPPDDDEDDEEEAAATPYFGSALDLRDLELCAGHPADGLLEERFADFSPFSAGAGPAAAAAVLFDCASEPLERERAPAWGGPAEPRLQSGPKPGARLLKPELQVCVFCRNNKEAVALYTTHILKGPDGRVLCPVLRRYTCPLCGASGDNAHTIKYCPLSKMQAHAAKQIKNARNVLGKKIR is encoded by the coding sequence ATGGAGGCTTTCCAGGCTGTAGCCAGCAAGCTGCCGCCGCCGCACCATCACCCCCATCAGCGCCAACATCCCCCGCCCATGGCTTTTTTGCAGAGCGCCCGCTACGTGACTGCGAAGAGCCACCATCCCCACGGAGCCGGCAGCGCCTTCAACTCGTGGAACGACTACCTGGGGCTCGCCACGCTCATCACCAAGGCGGTGGGCGAGGAGAAGGGCTTCGGCGGGGACCCCGCCTCCCCGTCCTCGTCGTCGTCATCGTCCTGCTGCTCGCCCCACGCCGGGGCCGCCGGGGGGATGGTGGTGACCGCGGCGGCGCTGGGGCCGCCCGACGACGACGAGGACGACGAAGAGGAGGCGGCCGCGACCCCGTACTTCGGCAGCGCCCTGGATCTGCGGGACCTGGAGCTGTGCGCAGGCCACCCCGCGGACGGCCTGCTGGAGGAGCGCTTCGCCGACTTCAGCCCCTTCTCGGCAGGCGCTGGGCCGGCCGCGGCTGCCGCGGTGCTATTCGATTGCGCCTCGGAGCCCCTGGAGAGGGAGCGGGCTCCGGCGTGGGGGGGGCCCGCCGAGCCCCGGCTGCAGAGCGGGCCCAAGCCGGGGGCCCGGCTGCTGAAGCCCGAGCTGCAGGTCTGCGTGTTCTGCAGGAACAACAAGGAGGCTGTGGCGCTCTACACGACCCACATCCTGAAGGGACCCGACGGGCGCGTCCTGTGCCCGGTGCTGCGCAGGTACACGTGCCCCCTGTGCGGGGCCAGCGGGGACAATGCCCACACCATCAAATACTGTCCCCTCTCCAAAATGCAGGCGCACGCCGCCAAACAAATCAAAAATGCCAGGAACGTCTTGGGCAAGAAGATCCGCTGA